The Pedobacter roseus genome contains a region encoding:
- a CDS encoding TonB-dependent receptor — protein MNQIKTIGLTFLLSLFSLFSFAQQFGTIKGKVSTSNGKPAAFISIGLKGKGLGTTSDENGLYTINRVKAGTYTIKASAVGIDPSEKSITITAGQNLVVDFTLKENDQVLEEVTVAGKNSRYKISLPSASLRLNEPLLEAPQNIQTVSDQVIKDQQIISMSDGLIRNVSGAVRLEHWGDMYTNITMRGSQIQAMRNGFNVVSSYWGPLTEDMSIVDHIEFVKGPAGFMLGNGDPSGMYNVVTKKPTGFNKGEVSFTLGSYDLYRTTVDFDRKLTADGKLLFRLNAAMQSKGSFRPYEKNDRYTFAPVLSYQISDRTKFTAEYTLQNAKMTEVGSYYIFSPAGYATYPRELTMTQPGLPPTRMNDHSLFLNLQHNFSDNWKLTAQAAYFKYLQNGYSSWPSAVNANGTLIRNVGIWDAESSMKLAQLFINGQAKTFGINHRILAGFDGGKKNYMADWGQSHDLDLPTSPFNPNNPDYSFPTNGFPDFDRATPLAQRAVAAGGLMDSKYLSGYIQDELGFFNNIVRLTLAGRYTYVSQSAWGGAPDKAKHITPRVGLSVSVDKSMSVYAVYDEAFTPQSGLLRSGATPKPITGNNKEIGIKKDWFGGRWNTTLSAYRITKQNELTTDPNNAFIQDPNFPNDPTKQIKENFSVVLGEKRAQGIEFDLRGKIVEGLTLIANYAYTDAKVTKVTPGVAGINVGDIIPGFAKHVSNAWLTYTLQNGALKGSGISAGFTHLAGRATDTWSVGLQKLPNYFKLDGGIFYEQPKFKITANAFNILDKYLFSGSYYQYLNAYYYQAEAPRNYRLSIAYKF, from the coding sequence ATGAATCAAATTAAAACCATTGGCTTAACGTTCTTACTCTCTCTTTTTAGTTTATTTTCTTTTGCTCAACAATTTGGAACGATAAAGGGTAAAGTATCTACCTCTAATGGAAAACCTGCAGCTTTTATCTCGATCGGATTAAAAGGAAAAGGTTTAGGAACAACATCTGATGAAAATGGTTTATACACCATCAACAGGGTTAAAGCTGGCACCTACACCATAAAAGCATCGGCTGTGGGGATTGATCCATCAGAAAAAAGCATCACCATTACTGCCGGTCAAAACCTTGTGGTAGATTTTACATTGAAAGAAAACGATCAGGTACTGGAAGAAGTTACTGTGGCGGGTAAAAACAGCCGTTATAAAATCAGTCTTCCTTCGGCTTCGTTAAGGTTGAATGAGCCATTGCTGGAAGCGCCTCAAAATATACAGACCGTTAGCGATCAGGTAATCAAAGATCAGCAGATCATCAGCATGAGCGATGGCCTGATCAGAAATGTAAGTGGTGCTGTACGTTTGGAACACTGGGGCGATATGTACACCAACATTACCATGCGCGGTTCGCAGATTCAGGCCATGCGCAACGGTTTTAATGTGGTATCTTCTTACTGGGGGCCACTAACTGAAGACATGAGCATTGTAGACCATATCGAGTTTGTAAAAGGACCTGCAGGTTTTATGCTGGGCAACGGCGATCCGAGCGGCATGTACAATGTGGTAACCAAAAAGCCTACGGGATTTAACAAAGGCGAGGTTTCTTTTACCCTGGGAAGTTATGATCTTTACAGAACAACTGTTGATTTCGATCGTAAACTTACTGCCGATGGCAAATTATTGTTCCGTTTAAATGCCGCAATGCAAAGCAAAGGATCTTTTAGGCCTTATGAAAAAAACGACAGGTATACCTTTGCACCAGTACTAAGTTACCAGATATCAGACCGCACCAAATTCACAGCCGAATATACCTTGCAGAATGCAAAAATGACTGAGGTGGGTTCTTATTATATCTTTTCGCCTGCAGGTTATGCCACTTATCCAAGGGAGTTAACCATGACCCAACCCGGGCTTCCACCAACGAGAATGAACGATCATAGCTTATTCTTAAACTTACAGCATAATTTTAGCGATAACTGGAAATTAACGGCACAGGCGGCATATTTTAAATACCTGCAAAATGGATACAGTTCGTGGCCATCGGCTGTAAATGCAAATGGTACTTTAATCAGAAATGTAGGGATCTGGGATGCAGAGAGCAGCATGAAACTGGCACAGTTATTCATCAATGGCCAGGCCAAAACTTTCGGCATTAACCACCGCATTTTAGCCGGTTTTGATGGAGGAAAGAAAAACTATATGGCAGATTGGGGCCAATCGCACGATTTGGATCTTCCAACTTCTCCTTTTAACCCTAATAATCCTGATTATAGCTTCCCAACCAATGGATTTCCAGACTTCGACCGCGCCACGCCACTAGCGCAGAGGGCTGTTGCAGCCGGAGGTTTAATGGATTCTAAATACCTGAGCGGTTATATCCAGGATGAACTGGGCTTTTTCAATAACATTGTGCGTTTAACATTGGCAGGCCGTTATACTTACGTAAGTCAGTCGGCATGGGGCGGCGCACCAGATAAGGCTAAACACATTACCCCAAGGGTTGGTTTAAGCGTATCGGTTGATAAAAGCATGTCAGTTTACGCAGTTTACGATGAAGCTTTTACCCCTCAATCGGGCTTATTGCGCAGCGGTGCCACACCGAAACCCATTACCGGAAACAACAAGGAAATTGGCATTAAAAAAGACTGGTTTGGCGGCCGTTGGAACACTACCCTATCGGCTTACAGGATAACCAAACAGAACGAACTGACCACAGATCCAAATAATGCTTTTATTCAGGATCCGAATTTCCCTAACGACCCTACAAAACAGATTAAAGAAAACTTTAGCGTTGTTTTGGGCGAAAAAAGAGCACAGGGTATCGAATTCGATTTAAGGGGTAAAATTGTAGAAGGTTTAACCCTGATTGCCAATTACGCCTATACCGACGCCAAAGTAACCAAAGTAACGCCTGGTGTAGCAGGTATAAATGTTGGCGATATTATTCCAGGTTTTGCCAAACACGTATCAAATGCCTGGTTAACCTATACGCTGCAGAACGGTGCACTTAAAGGTTCTGGTATTTCGGCAGGTTTTACCCACCTGGCCGGACGTGCAACGGACACCTGGAGTGTTGGTTTACAGAAACTGCCTAATTATTTTAAACTGGATGGGGGCATATTTTACGAACAGCCGAAGTTTAAAATAACAGCCAACGCATTTAACATTTTGGATAAGTACCTGTTTAGCGGATCTTATTACCAGTATTTAAACGCCTACTACTACCAGGCAGAAGCACCAAGAAACTATAGATTAAGCATTGCTTACAAATTTTAA
- a CDS encoding DUF4198 domain-containing protein — translation MKTKISLLALFLAFSISNVFAHALWIETSATGKKGQPQDVKVFFGEYESNEPDTAAKWFSNLKDFKLVLTAPNGTTKVLTTSPDVLFYKASFTPDQDGTYKISVVHEVAAVYEKAKIEYYAFADVAVGNLKINKTFPAGAALTIRPDKHTLKVGETAIHEVIYNKTPFANQKLTVVGPDKKGQPTETDAQGKFTFKPATKGNYFLEAFTEDKTPGKLNGQDYEKTWHLVTYTTEVK, via the coding sequence ATGAAAACTAAAATCTCATTATTAGCATTATTCCTTGCCTTTAGCATCTCGAATGTATTTGCACATGCTTTATGGATAGAAACATCGGCAACAGGCAAAAAAGGACAGCCACAGGATGTAAAGGTATTTTTTGGAGAATACGAAAGCAACGAGCCGGATACCGCAGCAAAATGGTTCAGCAACCTGAAAGATTTCAAATTGGTTTTAACGGCACCTAACGGCACTACCAAAGTTTTAACAACTTCGCCGGATGTACTTTTTTACAAAGCCAGTTTTACGCCAGATCAGGACGGAACTTATAAAATTTCTGTGGTACATGAGGTAGCTGCAGTTTACGAGAAAGCAAAAATCGAATATTATGCATTTGCCGATGTTGCTGTTGGTAACTTAAAAATAAACAAGACTTTTCCTGCCGGTGCGGCTTTAACCATCAGACCAGATAAACACACTTTAAAAGTTGGCGAAACGGCAATTCATGAGGTTATTTATAACAAAACACCTTTCGCAAACCAAAAATTAACAGTTGTTGGTCCTGATAAAAAAGGCCAGCCCACCGAAACTGATGCACAGGGTAAATTTACCTTCAAACCAGCTACAAAAGGAAATTACTTTCTTGAAGCCTTTACCGAAGATAAAACACCAGGCAAATTAAACGGACAGGATTACGAAAAAACCTGGCATCTGGTAACTTACACTACCGAAGTTAAATAA